Proteins encoded together in one Luteimonas fraxinea window:
- the rnd gene encoding ribonuclease D translates to MSSPNFAWIDDPAILRARLPDAPTRIGLDTEFIRERTFWPQLALVQIAFEGADGIEVLLVDPLAPGIAEALRPLLADASILKIMHSASEDLVAFGHACGAVPAPLFDTQIAAALSGTGAGMGYQRLVQETLGVALAKGETRSDWLRRPLSATQLEYAVDDVAHLFALHDVLASKLDALDRADWLVEDCARLVATAGNMEGDRWPQLGGRAGLFLDADAQRRLARLLRWRETYARATDRPRSWILDNELATLLARDPPADTSALQQRLDAHPKAPRKLTSVIWQALTTELPDESEMPLSRGEEPDRKQLKRLQQAVAERSAEIGLPDGVLASRKWLEALVEGADWPGALSGWRRGQLEPSLAPLLDRAGEPAAGTV, encoded by the coding sequence ATGTCATCTCCCAACTTTGCCTGGATCGACGATCCGGCGATCCTGCGGGCCCGCCTGCCCGACGCCCCGACCCGCATCGGTCTGGATACCGAGTTCATCCGCGAACGCACGTTCTGGCCCCAGCTCGCGCTGGTACAGATCGCGTTCGAGGGCGCAGACGGCATCGAAGTGCTGCTGGTCGATCCGCTGGCGCCGGGCATTGCCGAAGCGCTGCGTCCGCTGCTGGCCGATGCGTCGATCCTCAAGATCATGCACAGCGCCAGCGAGGACCTCGTCGCATTCGGTCACGCCTGCGGCGCGGTGCCGGCGCCGCTGTTCGATACCCAGATCGCCGCCGCGCTGTCGGGCACGGGCGCGGGCATGGGCTACCAGCGTCTGGTGCAGGAAACGCTGGGCGTCGCGCTGGCCAAGGGCGAGACGCGTTCGGACTGGCTGCGGCGTCCGCTGTCGGCGACCCAGCTCGAATACGCGGTCGACGATGTCGCGCATCTGTTCGCGCTGCACGACGTGCTCGCCAGCAAGCTCGACGCGCTGGATCGCGCGGACTGGCTGGTCGAGGACTGCGCCAGGCTCGTCGCCACCGCCGGCAACATGGAAGGCGATCGCTGGCCACAGCTCGGCGGCCGCGCCGGTCTGTTCCTCGATGCCGATGCGCAACGCAGGCTCGCCCGCCTGCTGCGCTGGCGCGAAACCTATGCGCGCGCCACCGACCGACCGCGCAGCTGGATTCTCGACAACGAACTCGCCACCCTGCTCGCCCGCGATCCGCCTGCGGACACGTCGGCGCTGCAGCAGCGGCTGGATGCGCACCCCAAGGCGCCGCGCAAGCTGACCAGCGTGATCTGGCAGGCGCTGACGACCGAGCTGCCGGACGAATCCGAGATGCCGCTGTCGCGCGGCGAGGAACCCGACCGCAAGCAGCTCAAGCGTCTGCAACAGGCGGTCGCCGAACGCAGCGCCGAGATCGGACTGCCTGACGGCGTGCTGGCCTCGCGCAAGTGGCTCGAAGCGCTGGTCGAAGGTGCCGACTGGCCGGGCGCGTTGTCGGGCTGGCGTCGTGGTCAGCTGGAACCGTCGCTGGCACCGTTGCTCGACAGGGCTGGCGAGCCCGCAGCGGGGACCGTATAA
- the folD gene encoding bifunctional methylenetetrahydrofolate dehydrogenase/methenyltetrahydrofolate cyclohydrolase FolD translates to MTAVDSIPARILDGKRIADTLLDQLRVRVDARVASGGSRPGLAVVLVGGDPASQSYVRNKRRAAEKVGIQAFDFDLPVGTTEDALIALIDRLNADPAVHGILVQLPLPGIPDATHIIHRIDPRKDVDGFHPENVGRLALRQFGLRPCTPRGITTLLAYTDRPVRGASATIVGVSNHVGRPMALELMIAGCTVTTCHRFTPPDILRRHVGEADILVVAVGRPSLIPGDWVKPGAVVIDVGINRIEDGRLVGDVGFDAAAQRASWITPVPGGVGPMTVATLMQNTLEAAEAAH, encoded by the coding sequence ATGACCGCCGTCGATTCCATTCCGGCCCGCATCCTCGACGGCAAGCGCATTGCCGACACCTTGCTCGACCAGCTGCGCGTGCGCGTGGATGCGCGCGTCGCGTCCGGCGGTTCGCGCCCGGGGCTGGCGGTTGTGCTGGTCGGTGGGGATCCCGCTTCGCAGTCCTACGTGCGCAACAAGCGTCGGGCCGCAGAGAAGGTCGGCATCCAGGCGTTCGATTTCGATCTGCCCGTCGGCACCACCGAAGACGCACTGATCGCGCTCATCGACCGGCTCAATGCCGATCCGGCCGTGCACGGCATCCTCGTGCAGCTGCCGCTGCCGGGCATTCCCGACGCGACGCACATCATCCACCGCATCGATCCGCGCAAGGACGTCGACGGCTTCCATCCCGAAAACGTCGGCCGCCTCGCGTTGCGCCAGTTCGGCCTGCGCCCGTGCACGCCGCGCGGCATCACGACCTTGCTGGCCTACACCGATCGCCCGGTGCGCGGCGCCAGCGCGACCATCGTCGGCGTCAGCAATCACGTCGGGCGGCCGATGGCGCTGGAACTGATGATCGCCGGTTGCACCGTCACCACCTGCCATCGCTTTACCCCGCCGGACATCCTGCGCCGGCACGTCGGCGAGGCCGACATCCTGGTCGTCGCGGTCGGGCGTCCTTCGCTGATTCCGGGCGACTGGGTGAAGCCGGGCGCGGTGGTCATCGATGTCGGCATCAACCGCATCGAGGACGGCCGCCTGGTCGGCGATGTCGGCTTCGACGCCGCTGCGCAACGCGCCAGCTGGATCACGCCGGTGCCGGGCGGGGTGGGGCCGATGACCGTGGCCACGCTGATGCAGAACACGCTGGAAGCCGCCGAAGCGGCGCACTGA
- a CDS encoding formylglycine-generating enzyme family protein has protein sequence MRSIFVVGLLGVLVLAGCKGDADTDAASGDGSVTITGDDAVVPELNWTPPPVVIAEDGEAEALEQARTALAADDLYATPTSAIPLYLALSRLPGSERAARTRLQRAQSRLLALGTQALVEADELDSIAGMRAAHDFAAVARYLAAGDEAVVRYLERVDDSDRLWELNRAAERALQAGELGEAGGGALALFREAAALRPGQPRALQGMAAVESAMIRRAELAADEANYSGASRWLAHATTIRPGFPTVGDAEQRLQRMREAHIRRLRDEGVDALPGINGVVVARERLAQIIGIAEPGDPVVNDLRERIDRTVHYGDFRPGQVFTDALEGGARGPQVVVLPHGGFMMGALPGDRDAEDNESPRHAIRFERGFAMGVREVSVGEFRRFVDATGFQSRAVRRGFSLAYDERTGNFLRRSNVDWRSDYVGRPAGDTMPVLHVSAKDAQAYVDWLSTQSGRRYRLPSEAEFEYAYRNGTAERYPWGEGTPPDGAGNMTGALDRSPGGRAWGNAFPEYEDGYWGPAPVGSFEPNTWGVHDLAGNVSEWMADCWHATYRRAPGDGSAWVNPGCRDQVIRGGSWASSPAQTRTSWRALAQVDTTNARLGFRVVREL, from the coding sequence TTGCGCAGTATCTTCGTCGTCGGCCTGTTGGGCGTGCTCGTGCTGGCGGGCTGCAAAGGCGATGCCGACACCGACGCGGCGTCCGGAGACGGCAGCGTGACCATCACCGGCGACGACGCGGTGGTGCCGGAGCTCAACTGGACGCCGCCGCCGGTGGTCATCGCCGAAGACGGCGAGGCCGAGGCGCTGGAACAGGCGCGCACCGCGCTGGCCGCCGACGATCTCTATGCGACGCCGACCTCGGCGATTCCGCTGTATCTCGCCCTGTCGCGGCTACCCGGCAGCGAACGGGCCGCACGGACTCGCCTGCAACGCGCGCAGTCGCGCCTGCTGGCCCTCGGCACGCAGGCGCTGGTGGAGGCCGACGAACTCGACTCGATCGCCGGCATGCGCGCCGCGCACGATTTCGCCGCGGTTGCGCGCTATCTCGCGGCCGGCGACGAGGCGGTGGTGCGCTATCTCGAACGCGTCGACGACAGCGACCGGCTGTGGGAACTCAACCGCGCGGCCGAACGTGCGTTGCAGGCCGGCGAGCTGGGCGAGGCGGGCGGCGGTGCGCTGGCGCTGTTCCGCGAGGCCGCGGCGCTGCGTCCGGGCCAGCCGCGTGCGTTGCAGGGCATGGCCGCGGTCGAAAGCGCGATGATCCGCCGCGCCGAACTGGCGGCCGACGAAGCCAACTACAGCGGCGCGTCGCGCTGGCTGGCGCATGCGACGACGATCCGCCCGGGCTTTCCGACCGTCGGCGATGCCGAGCAACGTTTGCAGCGTATGCGCGAGGCGCACATCCGCAGGTTGCGCGACGAAGGCGTGGACGCCTTGCCGGGCATCAACGGCGTCGTGGTCGCACGCGAACGGCTGGCGCAGATCATCGGCATCGCCGAGCCGGGCGATCCGGTGGTCAACGACCTGCGCGAACGCATCGACCGCACCGTGCATTACGGCGACTTCCGTCCCGGCCAGGTGTTCACCGACGCGCTGGAAGGCGGCGCACGCGGGCCGCAGGTCGTGGTGCTGCCGCACGGCGGTTTCATGATGGGTGCGCTGCCCGGCGACCGCGATGCCGAGGACAACGAATCGCCGCGGCACGCGATCCGTTTCGAACGCGGCTTCGCGATGGGTGTGCGCGAAGTGTCCGTCGGCGAGTTCCGGCGCTTCGTCGATGCCACGGGCTTCCAGTCGCGCGCGGTGCGACGCGGCTTCTCGCTCGCCTACGACGAGCGCACCGGCAATTTTCTCCGTCGCAGCAACGTCGACTGGCGCTCCGATTACGTCGGCCGTCCGGCCGGCGACACGATGCCGGTGCTGCATGTCAGCGCCAAGGACGCGCAGGCCTACGTCGACTGGCTGTCGACGCAGAGCGGCCGTCGCTACCGGCTGCCGAGCGAGGCCGAGTTCGAATACGCGTATCGCAACGGCACAGCCGAACGCTATCCCTGGGGCGAGGGCACGCCGCCCGACGGCGCCGGCAACATGACCGGCGCGCTGGACCGCTCGCCGGGCGGACGCGCCTGGGGCAACGCCTTCCCCGAGTACGAAGACGGCTACTGGGGCCCGGCGCCGGTCGGCAGCTTCGAACCCAACACCTGGGGCGTGCACGACCTGGCCGGCAACGTCAGCGAGTGGATGGCCGACTGCTGGCACGCGACCTACCGGCGCGCGCCGGGCGACGGCTCGGCCTGGGTCAATCCCGGCTGCCGCGACCAGGTGATCCGGGGCGGCTCCTGGGCGAGTTCACCGGCGCAGACCCGCACCAGCTGGCGGGCACTCGCGCAGGTTGACACGACTAATGCCAGACTCGGCTTCCGCGTAGTGCGCGAACTTTGA
- a CDS encoding M48 family metallopeptidase, translated as MRQDPFGGGNRRQPGRAPRRRFGMRFIVLLLFAGYGAYYYFSNQSVDPVTGENVLIDRSLDVKQEKALGLEAYQEILGQERPVDPDSEISKEVRLIAERLIAKVDVVEAELAREHGLEPTRFSETFEWEVNVLESDQANAFCLPGGKMAVYTGLIPVAKNADALAVVMGHEIAHALLRHGAQRMAQQKLTQVGQMAGAMSGMDPQQQKMVMAAMGYGYLLPYARKHETEADNVGLMLAAAACFDPREAVPLWQRMSEASGGQAPPEFSSTHPNPGTRIQTLEALMPKALEYRAKFCEDAQGETATALR; from the coding sequence ATGAGACAGGATCCTTTCGGCGGCGGTAACCGTCGTCAGCCCGGCCGCGCGCCGCGGCGTCGCTTCGGCATGCGCTTCATCGTCCTGCTGCTGTTCGCGGGATACGGCGCCTACTACTACTTCTCCAACCAGAGCGTCGACCCGGTGACGGGCGAGAACGTGCTGATCGACCGGTCGCTCGACGTGAAGCAGGAGAAGGCGCTGGGTCTGGAGGCGTACCAGGAAATCCTCGGCCAGGAACGCCCGGTCGATCCCGACAGCGAGATCTCGAAAGAAGTCCGCCTGATCGCCGAACGCCTGATCGCCAAGGTCGACGTGGTCGAGGCCGAACTCGCACGCGAACACGGGCTGGAACCGACCCGGTTCTCGGAGACCTTCGAGTGGGAGGTCAACGTGCTGGAGTCCGACCAGGCCAATGCGTTCTGCCTGCCGGGCGGCAAGATGGCGGTCTATACCGGTCTGATTCCGGTGGCGAAGAACGCCGATGCGCTGGCCGTGGTCATGGGCCACGAAATCGCCCACGCGCTGCTGCGCCACGGCGCGCAGCGCATGGCGCAGCAGAAGCTGACCCAGGTCGGTCAGATGGCCGGCGCGATGAGCGGCATGGACCCGCAGCAGCAAAAGATGGTCATGGCCGCGATGGGCTACGGCTATCTGCTGCCGTACGCGCGCAAGCACGAGACCGAAGCCGACAACGTCGGCCTGATGCTCGCCGCCGCCGCATGTTTCGATCCCCGCGAGGCCGTGCCGCTGTGGCAGCGCATGTCCGAGGCGAGTGGTGGCCAGGCGCCGCCGGAGTTCTCGTCCACGCATCCCAATCCCGGCACCCGCATCCAGACGCTGGAAGCGCTGATGCCCAAGGCCCTGGAGTACCGCGCAAAGTTCTGCGAAGACGCGCAGGGCGAGACGGCAACCGCGCTTCGCTGA
- the htpX gene encoding protease HtpX, which yields MFKRFGLLIATNLAVLALVSIVMAIFGINPSTYGGLFVFAALFGFGGAFFTLAISKWSAKRATGAYVIKDPRDESERWLVNTVRRQAEQAGIGMPEVAIYDAPEINAFATGANRNNALVAVSTGLLRSMTRDEAEAVLGHEVAHVANGDMVTMTLLQGVLNTFVIFLARVVGRAIDGYLNGGRDNGGGGIAYFAIVFVLDMIFGLFASMIAMWFSRYREFRADEGGAALAGREKMIAALERLAQTYGQSTMPKTIAAFGISGGVGSGLKKLMMSHPPLEERISALRNAPPSRDSVRQGIVA from the coding sequence ATGTTCAAGCGTTTCGGTCTACTCATCGCCACCAACCTCGCCGTGCTCGCGCTGGTCAGCATCGTCATGGCGATCTTCGGCATCAACCCGTCCACCTATGGTGGCCTGTTCGTGTTCGCGGCCCTGTTCGGGTTCGGCGGCGCGTTCTTCACTCTGGCGATTTCCAAGTGGTCGGCCAAGCGCGCGACCGGTGCCTACGTCATCAAGGATCCGCGCGACGAGTCCGAGCGCTGGCTGGTCAACACCGTGCGTCGCCAGGCCGAGCAGGCCGGCATCGGCATGCCCGAGGTCGCGATCTACGACGCGCCCGAGATCAACGCCTTCGCCACCGGTGCCAACCGCAACAACGCACTGGTCGCGGTGTCGACGGGCCTGCTGCGTTCGATGACGCGCGATGAAGCCGAAGCCGTGCTGGGCCATGAAGTCGCCCACGTCGCCAACGGCGACATGGTGACGATGACCCTGCTGCAGGGCGTGCTCAACACCTTCGTGATCTTCCTGGCCCGCGTGGTCGGCCGCGCGATCGACGGTTACCTCAACGGTGGCCGCGACAACGGCGGTGGCGGCATTGCGTACTTCGCTATCGTGTTCGTGCTGGACATGATCTTCGGTCTGTTCGCATCGATGATCGCGATGTGGTTCTCGCGCTACCGCGAGTTCCGCGCAGACGAGGGCGGCGCCGCACTGGCCGGCCGCGAAAAGATGATCGCCGCGCTCGAGCGCCTGGCCCAGACCTACGGCCAGAGCACGATGCCCAAGACCATCGCCGCGTTCGGCATCAGCGGTGGTGTGGGCAGCGGTTTGAAGAAGCTGATGATGAGCCACCCGCCGCTGGAAGAGCGCATCTCCGCACTGCGTAATGCGCCGCCGAGTCGCGATTCGGTGCGTCAGGGGATTGTGGCTTGA
- the phbB gene encoding acetoacetyl-CoA reductase yields the protein MSGRVALVTGGTGGIGTAIVKRLADNGYRVATNYRNAEKAQAWQAQMRDAGYEIAIASGDVSDHEEAEKMVREVEAQLGPIDILINNAGITRDGTFHKMHALQWQDVINTNLNSVYNVTRPVIEGMRDRKWGRIIQISSINGLKGQYGQANYAAAKAGMHGFTISLARENAKLGITVNTVSPGYVATDMVMAVPEEVRAKIAADIPTGRLGRPEEIAYAVNFLVADEAAWITGSNLDINGGHHMGW from the coding sequence ATGAGCGGACGCGTGGCACTGGTGACCGGCGGCACAGGCGGTATCGGAACGGCAATCGTGAAGCGACTGGCCGACAACGGCTATCGCGTCGCGACCAATTACCGCAACGCCGAAAAGGCGCAGGCCTGGCAGGCGCAGATGCGCGATGCAGGTTACGAGATCGCGATCGCCTCTGGCGACGTGTCCGATCACGAAGAAGCGGAGAAGATGGTGCGCGAGGTCGAAGCGCAGCTCGGCCCGATCGACATCCTGATCAACAACGCCGGCATCACCCGCGACGGCACGTTCCACAAGATGCACGCGCTGCAGTGGCAGGACGTCATCAACACGAATCTCAATTCGGTCTACAACGTGACGCGCCCGGTGATCGAGGGCATGCGCGATCGCAAGTGGGGCCGGATCATCCAGATCAGTTCGATCAACGGCCTCAAGGGCCAGTACGGCCAGGCGAACTACGCCGCGGCCAAGGCCGGTATGCACGGCTTCACGATTTCGCTGGCCCGTGAGAACGCCAAGCTCGGCATCACCGTCAACACGGTCTCGCCCGGCTACGTCGCCACCGACATGGTGATGGCGGTGCCCGAAGAAGTGCGCGCGAAGATCGCTGCCGACATTCCGACCGGTCGCCTCGGCCGTCCGGAAGAAATCGCGTATGCGGTGAACTTCCTGGTCGCCGACGAAGCCGCGTGGATCACCGGCTCGAACCTCGACATCAACGGCGGCCACCACATGGGTTGGTGA
- the gluQRS gene encoding tRNA glutamyl-Q(34) synthetase GluQRS, with product MTVHVPDSLTRARDASAYRGRYAPSPTGPLHAGSLLAALGSWVMARQAHGDWAIRIEDVDRLREVAGAAQGQLATLQAFGLQHDGPVLVQSTRDARYAAVIDDLLARGHAFVCHCSRADLAATNGRHLGVCRAGGTRIDPAIRLLVEPGTTVEFVDAIRGPQTQRVDVEVGDFVLRRADGFWAYQLAVVVDDGDQGITDVVRGADLLDSTARQILLQRMLGFPTPRYAHLPLLLDVDGRKLSKSAHAVPVDACDPMPALHAVWHALGQSKIDADAPSMFLERAIQDFEIARVPTHDIAIAASHNTAVTRGA from the coding sequence ATGACAGTTCATGTGCCAGACAGTTTGACGCGCGCACGGGACGCGTCCGCATATCGCGGGCGTTACGCGCCCTCGCCCACAGGTCCATTGCATGCCGGCTCGCTGCTCGCCGCGCTCGGCAGTTGGGTCATGGCGCGACAGGCGCATGGCGACTGGGCGATCCGCATTGAAGACGTCGACCGTTTGCGCGAAGTCGCGGGCGCGGCGCAGGGGCAGCTGGCGACCTTGCAGGCGTTCGGCCTGCAGCACGATGGACCGGTGCTCGTGCAGAGCACGCGCGATGCGCGTTACGCCGCGGTCATCGACGATCTGCTCGCGCGAGGCCATGCCTTTGTCTGTCATTGCAGCCGCGCCGATCTCGCGGCAACAAACGGGCGTCATCTCGGCGTGTGTCGCGCGGGCGGCACGCGCATCGATCCTGCGATCCGTCTGCTTGTTGAACCGGGGACGACGGTCGAATTCGTCGATGCGATCCGCGGACCCCAGACGCAGCGCGTCGATGTCGAGGTCGGCGATTTCGTGTTGCGGCGCGCCGATGGCTTCTGGGCGTATCAGCTGGCGGTCGTCGTCGACGATGGCGACCAGGGCATCACCGACGTCGTGCGCGGCGCCGACCTGCTCGACTCCACCGCGCGGCAGATCCTGCTGCAACGCATGCTCGGGTTTCCGACGCCGCGTTACGCGCATCTGCCGCTGCTGCTGGATGTCGACGGCCGCAAGCTGTCGAAGTCGGCACACGCGGTGCCGGTCGACGCATGCGATCCGATGCCGGCGCTGCACGCCGTATGGCACGCGCTGGGACAGTCGAAGATCGACGCGGACGCGCCTTCGATGTTTCTCGAACGCGCGATCCAGGACTTCGAGATCGCGCGCGTGCCGACGCACGACATCGCGATTGCTGCATCGCACAACACCGCTGTCACCCGCGGTGCATAG
- a CDS encoding DUF1244 domain-containing protein gives MADAIPTLSDDARTRVEAAAFRRLLAHLNDARPDVQNIDLMILAGFCRNCLADWYRDAANAEGAALDKDAAREAVYGMPFAAWKAQHQKDATPQQLAALESAQKTHAG, from the coding sequence ATGGCCGATGCCATCCCCACCCTGTCCGACGACGCCCGCACCCGCGTCGAAGCCGCCGCGTTCCGGCGCCTGCTCGCGCACCTCAACGACGCGCGCCCGGACGTGCAGAACATCGACCTGATGATCCTCGCCGGCTTCTGCCGCAACTGCCTGGCGGACTGGTATCGCGACGCGGCGAATGCCGAAGGCGCGGCGCTGGACAAGGACGCCGCTCGTGAAGCGGTGTACGGGATGCCGTTCGCGGCGTGGAAAGCGCAGCACCAGAAGGATGCGACGCCGCAGCAGCTGGCGGCGTTAGAGTCGGCGCAGAAGACGCACGCCGGCTGA
- the guaB gene encoding IMP dehydrogenase, translating to MLRIQAEALTYDDVSLVPAHSLILPKDVRLATRLTRDLRLNLPIVSAAMDTVTEARLAIAMAQLGGIGILHKNLSVERQAAEVSKVKNFEAGVIREPFTVGPDTTIGEVLRLTRARNISGVPVVDGSRLVGIVTGRDLRFETKLDDPVRNVMTKQDRLITVREGASDTEVLALLHKHRIEKVLVVNDDFALRGLITVKDIQKAHDNPNAAKDADEQLLVGAAVGVSGDTEARVEALVAAGVDVIIVDTAHGHSQGVLDRVNWVKKTYPQVQVIGGNIVTGEAAKALEDAGADAVKVGVGPGSICTTRVVAGVGVPQVTAIDMVAEALQDRIPLIADGGIRYSGDIGKALVAGASTVMIGGLFAGTEEAPGEVELFQGRSYKSYRGMGSLGAMEQGSKDRYFQDSSDADKLVPEGIEGRVPYRGALGGIIHQLAGGLRATMGYVGCATIEDMRTQPKFVKITGAGQRESHVHDVTITKQPPNYQAG from the coding sequence ATGCTGCGCATCCAGGCCGAAGCACTCACGTACGACGACGTATCGCTCGTTCCCGCCCACTCCTTGATTCTCCCCAAGGATGTCCGGCTCGCCACCCGCCTGACGCGCGACCTGCGCCTGAACCTGCCGATCGTCTCCGCGGCGATGGACACCGTCACCGAAGCCCGCCTCGCCATCGCGATGGCCCAGCTCGGCGGCATCGGCATCCTGCACAAGAATCTCAGCGTCGAGCGCCAGGCCGCCGAGGTCTCGAAGGTCAAGAATTTCGAAGCCGGCGTGATCCGCGAGCCGTTCACCGTCGGCCCGGACACCACCATCGGTGAAGTCCTGCGCCTGACCCGCGCGCGCAACATCTCCGGCGTGCCGGTCGTGGACGGCAGCCGCCTGGTCGGCATCGTCACCGGGCGCGACCTGCGCTTCGAGACCAAGCTCGACGATCCGGTCCGCAACGTGATGACCAAGCAGGACCGCCTGATCACCGTGCGCGAAGGCGCCAGCGACACCGAAGTGCTGGCGCTGCTGCACAAGCACCGCATCGAGAAGGTGCTGGTGGTCAACGACGATTTCGCGCTGCGTGGCCTGATCACGGTCAAGGACATCCAGAAGGCGCACGACAATCCCAACGCCGCCAAGGATGCCGACGAGCAGCTGCTGGTCGGCGCCGCGGTGGGCGTGAGCGGCGATACCGAGGCGCGCGTCGAAGCGTTGGTCGCGGCCGGCGTCGACGTGATCATCGTCGACACCGCGCACGGCCATTCGCAGGGCGTGCTCGACCGCGTGAACTGGGTCAAGAAGACCTACCCGCAGGTGCAGGTGATCGGCGGCAACATCGTCACCGGCGAAGCGGCCAAGGCGCTCGAAGACGCCGGCGCGGACGCGGTCAAGGTCGGCGTGGGTCCGGGTTCGATCTGCACCACGCGCGTCGTCGCGGGTGTGGGCGTGCCGCAGGTCACCGCGATCGACATGGTCGCCGAGGCCCTGCAGGACCGCATCCCGCTGATTGCCGACGGCGGCATCCGTTACTCGGGCGACATCGGCAAGGCGCTCGTCGCCGGCGCATCGACGGTGATGATCGGCGGCCTGTTCGCCGGTACCGAAGAAGCCCCAGGCGAAGTCGAACTGTTCCAGGGCCGCAGCTACAAGAGCTACCGCGGCATGGGCTCGCTGGGCGCGATGGAGCAGGGCTCCAAGGACCGCTACTTCCAGGATTCGTCGGACGCCGACAAGCTCGTTCCCGAAGGCATCGAAGGCCGCGTGCCGTACCGTGGCGCGCTCGGCGGCATCATCCACCAGCTCGCCGGCGGCCTGCGCGCGACCATGGGCTACGTGGGCTGCGCGACCATCGAAGACATGCGCACCCAGCCGAAGTTCGTGAAGATCACCGGCGCCGGCCAGCGCGAGAGCCACGTGCACGACGTCACGATCACCAAGCAGCCGCCGAACTATCAGGCGGGCTGA
- the phaR gene encoding polyhydroxyalkanoate synthesis repressor PhaR: MSSAVRIIKKYPNRRLYDTEISSYITIEDVRQLIVDGEDFEVRDAKSGNDITRSVLLQIISEHESDGEPVLSTQLLSQIIRFYGDSMQGFMGNYLERSMQTFLDQQQQFRQQMGGLLGQTPWTMMNQLTERNLDLWKEFQKTMVGAAAPSAKPADRDPPKRGR, translated from the coding sequence ATGAGCAGTGCCGTGCGCATCATCAAGAAGTACCCGAACCGTCGCCTCTACGATACGGAAATCTCCAGCTACATCACCATCGAAGACGTCCGCCAGCTGATCGTCGACGGTGAGGATTTCGAAGTCCGCGACGCCAAGAGCGGCAACGACATCACCCGCTCGGTGCTGCTGCAGATCATTTCCGAGCACGAGTCCGACGGCGAGCCGGTGCTCTCGACCCAGCTGCTGAGCCAGATCATCCGGTTCTACGGCGACTCGATGCAGGGCTTCATGGGCAACTACCTCGAGCGCTCCATGCAGACCTTCCTCGACCAGCAGCAGCAGTTCCGCCAGCAGATGGGCGGCCTGCTCGGCCAGACGCCTTGGACGATGATGAACCAGCTGACCGAGCGCAATCTCGACCTGTGGAAGGAATTCCAGAAGACGATGGTCGGCGCCGCGGCGCCGAGCGCCAAGCCTGCCGATCGCGATCCGCCCAAGCGCGGCCGCTGA
- the phbB gene encoding acetoacetyl-CoA reductase, whose product MTQTPRVAIVTGGLGGIGRAICRQLAQRGVHVVAADLPADAARLDAFAADMDGLPVTTLAVDVGDADACAAAIADVEARHGRLDILVNAAGITRDATLRKMDTVQWDDVLRINLDSAFHLCRAAVEGMVARGFGRIVNISSVSGQTGNFGQTNYAAAKAGLHGFTMSLAREVAAKGITVNSLSPGYVETPMTSKMPPEVLARTVASVPVGRVGQPDDIARAVAFLVADDAGYITGINLPVNGGLLMGF is encoded by the coding sequence ATGACCCAGACACCACGCGTCGCCATCGTCACCGGTGGCCTCGGCGGCATCGGCCGCGCCATCTGCAGGCAACTCGCGCAGCGCGGCGTGCACGTCGTCGCCGCCGACCTGCCGGCCGACGCTGCGCGTCTCGACGCATTCGCGGCTGACATGGACGGCCTGCCGGTGACCACGCTCGCGGTCGATGTCGGCGACGCCGACGCCTGCGCCGCAGCGATCGCCGATGTCGAAGCCCGCCACGGACGCCTCGACATCCTCGTCAACGCCGCCGGTATCACCCGCGACGCGACGCTGCGCAAGATGGACACCGTGCAGTGGGACGACGTGCTGCGCATCAATCTCGACAGCGCCTTCCACCTGTGCCGCGCCGCGGTCGAGGGCATGGTCGCGCGCGGCTTCGGCCGCATCGTCAACATCAGTTCGGTCAGCGGCCAGACCGGCAACTTCGGGCAGACCAATTACGCCGCGGCCAAAGCCGGCCTGCACGGGTTCACGATGTCGCTGGCCCGCGAAGTCGCGGCCAAGGGCATCACCGTCAACAGCCTGTCGCCCGGTTACGTCGAAACGCCGATGACCTCGAAGATGCCGCCCGAGGTGCTTGCCCGCACCGTCGCCAGCGTCCCGGTCGGCCGCGTGGGACAGCCCGACGACATCGCGCGCGCAGTCGCGTTCCTCGTGGCCGATGATGCCGGTTACATCACCGGCATCAACCTGCCGGTCAACGGTGGTTTGTTGATGGGGTTCTGA